A part of Saccharomonospora amisosensis genomic DNA contains:
- a CDS encoding flavin-containing monooxygenase, with amino-acid sequence MGNRTETGVVIVGTGFSGLGMAIQLRKEGREDFVLLEKAREVGGTWRDNTYPGCACDIQSHMYSFSFEQNPDWSRSFSPQPEIFDYMRRVARKYDLYRFIRFGQEMTAARWDAEENRWYVSTACGDEFVARYLVSGVGALHLPHIPELPGIERFAGRSFHSAEWDHDYDLRGKRVAVVGTGASAIQFVPQIAEDVAQLTVFQRTPPWIMPKPDHAMPEWAKRLFTRVPLTQRVYRDLLYWMLELRAIGFNGNPRVMKLAQKIAKRHIDSNITDPALREKLTPNYVMGCKRVLISNDYYPALNRDNVEVVTDGIAEVTENGIVDTAGARREFDAIIYGTGFHVTDAFDNLDIIGIGGRNLGKQWAEQGMQSYLGVTVTRFPNLFFLLGPNTGLGHNSVVFMIEQQIRYVAEAIRYVESSGADAIDVRSRAQERFNNEVQRKLTAGIWTQGGCKSWYLDAQGVNRTIWPGFTWRYWLRTRKLDPSDFQLLRSVNAERPTVPASA; translated from the coding sequence ATGGGCAACCGCACCGAGACCGGGGTGGTCATCGTCGGAACCGGGTTCTCGGGCCTGGGGATGGCAATCCAGCTCCGCAAGGAGGGCCGAGAAGACTTCGTGCTGCTGGAAAAGGCCAGGGAAGTGGGTGGTACCTGGCGCGACAACACCTACCCCGGCTGCGCCTGCGACATCCAGTCACACATGTACTCGTTCTCCTTCGAGCAGAACCCCGACTGGTCGCGCTCGTTCTCCCCGCAGCCGGAGATCTTCGACTACATGCGACGCGTCGCCCGCAAGTACGACCTCTATCGCTTCATCCGATTCGGTCAGGAGATGACCGCCGCGCGGTGGGACGCCGAAGAGAACCGCTGGTACGTCAGCACCGCTTGTGGTGACGAGTTCGTAGCACGCTACCTGGTCAGCGGCGTCGGCGCGCTGCACCTGCCACACATCCCCGAGTTGCCCGGGATCGAGCGGTTCGCGGGCAGGTCGTTCCACTCCGCTGAGTGGGATCATGACTACGACCTGCGTGGCAAGAGGGTCGCCGTGGTGGGCACCGGTGCCAGCGCCATCCAGTTCGTACCCCAGATCGCCGAGGATGTCGCCCAGCTGACCGTCTTCCAGCGCACCCCACCGTGGATCATGCCCAAACCCGACCACGCCATGCCGGAGTGGGCCAAGCGGCTGTTCACCCGGGTACCGCTGACCCAGCGGGTCTACCGTGACCTGCTGTACTGGATGCTGGAGCTGCGCGCGATCGGCTTCAACGGCAACCCGCGTGTCATGAAGCTGGCGCAGAAGATCGCGAAGCGGCATATCGACAGCAACATCACCGATCCCGCGCTGCGCGAGAAGCTCACCCCCAACTACGTCATGGGCTGCAAACGGGTGCTGATCTCCAATGACTACTACCCGGCGCTGAACCGTGACAACGTCGAGGTGGTCACCGACGGCATCGCCGAGGTCACCGAAAACGGCATCGTCGACACGGCCGGAGCGCGCCGGGAGTTCGACGCGATCATCTACGGCACTGGCTTCCACGTGACCGACGCCTTCGACAACCTCGACATCATCGGGATCGGCGGGCGAAACCTCGGCAAACAGTGGGCCGAGCAGGGCATGCAGAGCTACCTCGGCGTCACGGTCACCCGCTTTCCGAACCTGTTCTTCCTGCTGGGGCCCAACACCGGGCTCGGTCACAACTCCGTGGTTTTCATGATCGAGCAGCAGATCCGCTACGTCGCCGAGGCGATCCGCTACGTCGAGAGCAGCGGCGCCGACGCCATCGACGTGCGGTCGCGGGCCCAGGAGCGGTTCAACAACGAGGTGCAGCGAAAGCTCACCGCGGGGATCTGGACCCAGGGTGGATGCAAGAGCTGGTACCTCGACGCGCAGGGGGTGAACCGGACCATCTGGCCCGGGTTCACCTGGCGCTACTGGCTACGAACCCGAAAGCTCGACCCCAGCGACTTCCAGCTGCTGCGGTCGGTCAACGCGGAGCGGCCGACAGTTCCTGCAAGCGCTTGA
- a CDS encoding LCP family protein: MDYPPRYPPRGGRPARSWQEREGGYPPAGRPGRPGQDRVPSGRPPANRRPPAPPPARRPPARPARTPAAPAAKRRPRRVAKIALALVSALVMTLTGYAWAAMQGLVNGLTMADVIGEDGGGELPADGSRDILLVGMDSRTDAQGNPLPQEMLAKLRAGVSDGELNTDTLILVHVPNDGSKAVAISFPRDSYVSIPGHGRHKINSAYARGKLAARKQLQDEGVSEERDLEVRANQEGAKTLIKTVENISGVTVDNYASINLLGFYDITKAIGGVEVCLNEPVDDPYSGAKFDAGRQTISGVQALAFVRQRHGLLRGDLDRVVRQQVFMAGLAHKVLSAGTLADPSKLGALSEAIKKSMVVNEGWDILSFAQQMKGLTGGQIEFRTVPVENPEYQTSTDGMAIKLDPDEVKQFIQGLSGKKRPSGDSGSTPAPSPADITVDVYNASGIDGLAGTVSGSLVEQGYLQGEVANAAPRDTSVIQVANGERSAGESVADALGGDIEVEESADAQTGHVQVLLAPDYSAGGGSTTGGAAMGSAAGALRQPSTEPTDPPIKADDVTCVN; this comes from the coding sequence GTGGACTACCCGCCGCGATATCCCCCGCGGGGCGGCCGCCCCGCGAGGTCGTGGCAGGAGCGGGAAGGCGGATACCCACCCGCCGGTCGACCCGGACGTCCCGGCCAGGACCGTGTCCCCAGCGGGCGGCCACCTGCGAACCGGCGCCCGCCCGCGCCGCCTCCAGCTCGGCGGCCGCCCGCTCGGCCTGCCCGCACACCCGCGGCACCCGCCGCGAAACGCCGCCCGCGGCGAGTCGCCAAGATCGCGTTGGCTCTGGTCTCGGCGCTGGTCATGACGCTCACCGGCTACGCGTGGGCCGCGATGCAGGGCCTGGTCAACGGCCTGACGATGGCCGACGTGATCGGCGAGGACGGTGGCGGGGAGCTACCTGCTGACGGCTCGCGCGACATCCTGCTCGTTGGGATGGACAGCCGCACCGACGCCCAGGGCAATCCGTTGCCCCAGGAGATGCTGGCGAAGCTTCGCGCGGGTGTGTCCGATGGCGAACTGAACACCGACACGCTGATCCTGGTGCACGTCCCCAACGACGGCAGCAAGGCGGTCGCGATCTCGTTCCCGCGTGACTCTTACGTCTCCATCCCTGGCCACGGCAGGCACAAGATCAACTCCGCGTATGCCCGTGGCAAGCTCGCCGCACGCAAGCAGTTGCAGGACGAGGGTGTCAGCGAGGAGCGGGATCTGGAGGTGCGCGCCAACCAGGAGGGCGCGAAGACGCTCATCAAGACCGTCGAGAACATTTCGGGTGTCACCGTCGACAACTACGCCTCGATCAACCTGCTCGGGTTCTACGACATCACCAAGGCCATCGGTGGTGTCGAGGTGTGTCTCAACGAACCGGTCGACGACCCCTACTCGGGTGCGAAGTTCGACGCGGGCAGGCAGACCATCTCGGGAGTGCAGGCGCTGGCTTTCGTGCGGCAGCGCCACGGCCTGCTCCGTGGCGACCTCGACCGGGTGGTGCGCCAGCAGGTGTTCATGGCTGGCCTGGCACACAAGGTGCTCTCCGCGGGCACGCTTGCCGATCCGAGCAAGCTCGGTGCCCTCTCCGAGGCGATCAAGAAGTCGATGGTGGTGAACGAGGGCTGGGACATCCTGTCGTTCGCCCAGCAGATGAAGGGACTCACCGGGGGGCAGATCGAGTTCCGCACGGTTCCGGTCGAGAACCCGGAGTACCAGACCAGCACCGACGGGATGGCGATCAAGTTGGACCCCGACGAGGTCAAACAGTTCATCCAGGGGTTGTCCGGGAAGAAGCGGCCGAGCGGTGATTCCGGCTCCACACCCGCACCGTCGCCTGCCGACATCACGGTGGACGTCTACAACGCGTCCGGTATCGACGGGTTGGCGGGCACCGTGTCCGGTTCGCTGGTCGAGCAGGGGTACCTGCAGGGCGAGGTCGCCAACGCCGCACCCAGGGACACGAGTGTGATCCAGGTCGCGAACGGAGAGCGGTCGGCGGGCGAGTCGGTTGCCGATGCCCTCGGCGGCGACATCGAGGTGGAGGAGAGTGCCGACGCGCAGACCGGGCACGTTCAGGTGCTGCTGGCGCCGGACTACTCCGCGGGCGGTGGCTCCACCACGGGCGGGGCCGCCATGGGCAGCGCGGCTGGTGCGCTGCGCCAGCCATCAACCGAGCCGACCGATCCCCCGATCAAGGCTGACGACGTCACCTGCGTGAACTGA
- a CDS encoding TetR/AcrR family transcriptional regulator, which produces MSTTAKPPARRKRVPRAERERQMIEVAEAVFAEQGFTAASMDDIAERVGVSKPMLYEYFHSKEGLLLACIQASRAELRGATERAVAQAGDAEDAMRRGLHAFFVFIREHRQAWSLLRQEMTLIGTSAADEIEATRTQQTDLIAHLMAAYLDSSDPVATRVAAEFVVGGCERMAIWCERHEEVTPDLATEYAMNLLWGGLAHLAQR; this is translated from the coding sequence GTGAGCACAACGGCAAAGCCCCCAGCCCGACGCAAACGCGTACCGAGGGCCGAACGTGAGCGGCAGATGATCGAGGTCGCCGAGGCGGTGTTCGCCGAGCAGGGCTTCACCGCCGCCTCGATGGACGACATCGCCGAGCGAGTCGGGGTTTCCAAGCCGATGCTCTACGAGTACTTCCACTCCAAGGAGGGTTTGCTCCTTGCCTGCATCCAGGCGTCGAGGGCCGAATTGCGAGGTGCCACGGAACGAGCCGTGGCGCAGGCCGGAGATGCCGAGGACGCCATGCGCCGAGGCCTGCACGCGTTCTTCGTCTTCATCCGCGAACACCGGCAGGCCTGGTCACTGCTACGCCAGGAGATGACCCTGATCGGCACCTCCGCGGCCGACGAGATCGAGGCCACGCGCACCCAGCAGACGGATCTCATCGCCCACCTGATGGCCGCCTACCTCGACAGTTCCGACCCGGTCGCGACGCGGGTGGCCGCCGAGTTCGTAGTGGGAGGATGCGAGCGAATGGCGATCTGGTGCGAGCGGCACGAAGAAGTCACTCCCGACCTCGCCACCGAGTACGCCATGAACCTGCTGTGGGGAGGACTCGCACACCTAGCGCAACGATGA
- a CDS encoding helix-turn-helix transcriptional regulator yields MQIDADAYQRVLGEELRKLRKKRGWTRKELNDRLQSDISLQTLATYELGTRQCSVVRLVEICLALDEPPHELLGRVHRRVFSDEPGKLRINLATVAADDQAELGPLRRWAQGRLALSDSPDVHLDRTALDRMAELCGLQTQELVKRLQELSAAPR; encoded by the coding sequence GTGCAGATCGACGCGGACGCCTACCAGCGGGTGCTGGGCGAGGAGCTGCGCAAGCTCCGCAAGAAGCGCGGGTGGACGCGCAAGGAGCTCAACGACCGGCTGCAGAGCGACATCTCGCTGCAGACGCTGGCGACCTACGAGTTGGGCACCCGGCAGTGCTCGGTTGTGCGGCTGGTGGAGATCTGCCTGGCACTGGACGAACCTCCACACGAGCTACTCGGCCGGGTGCACCGGCGGGTCTTCTCCGACGAGCCCGGCAAGCTGCGCATCAACCTCGCCACCGTCGCCGCCGACGACCAGGCCGAACTGGGCCCACTTCGCCGGTGGGCGCAGGGCAGGCTCGCACTGTCCGATTCACCCGACGTCCACCTCGACCGCACCGCATTGGACCGGATGGCCGAGCTCTGCGGGCTGCAGACCCAGGAGCTGGTCAAGCGCTTGCAGGAACTGTCGGCCGCTCCGCGTTGA
- a CDS encoding phospholipase A2 — protein MPEQGEESPHASRRRHGVVGTTAWLVLLVLAVTSFGFVASRAEAVPQHGPLRQDTAAAARAIEALLAPGPSADALTLLPSDFTEVTGVIPGSAAARDGSVRAVHVDGGCSTPWGDDNTRWDFGTACRSHDLGYDLLRYAEKKGQPLGPQVRKALDDRLSADMHATCRYNPQDSRQLCEAVASVYSAGLVVNSWHQRWGPPVGEPIVPLLAGVAAIGLLLAFRLRGWLLARRHRPKPRAVAGAPRTPVPGRRWTLLGVGSIGVLMLGESAVALASWVGVGQGWLWPLTWVAQLSLLFFFAGGHANARCWLAVVESGGGYREYLAHRASWLLRLTLVFAVVAFLVPIALELLRIPEGTTAVVMRIALHPLWLLGLYVLTVVATPAMFALYRRAPLVVPLALAAVLVLAEWLAAGLGLIPLRDLAALVLALLGQQLAFAHHEGHSPRRWVMGVVAVAGSGALAAGAVSGVVPLTMLGTPAAAPSLSGPALPVLLLGAVQLSVLGLVRRPLSGLAARPWTLRLAGFAARAPMSLYLLFLSGMLLLVAAVYLPGRFGTDLAWVLRPRPLLALALLTGPAAMVFLWFERHLGHRPPPLPTWRPVPAGLDRFLARAATAAGIGYSTAGIFGFALTSFGDTEITVVPGLLLDPVQSLVHLLLGMSLLHSVRTGVSSAPSTWLLTALACVPPLLFASTAPDADAIGVAVPVATGALAVAAAVLTGVFSPSRAARP, from the coding sequence ATGCCGGAGCAAGGAGAGGAGAGCCCGCACGCGTCCAGACGTCGCCACGGCGTGGTAGGCACCACGGCGTGGCTGGTACTCCTCGTTCTGGCGGTGACGAGCTTCGGGTTCGTCGCCTCACGTGCCGAAGCCGTGCCCCAGCACGGCCCGCTGCGGCAGGACACCGCGGCCGCCGCGCGAGCCATCGAGGCGCTGCTCGCTCCTGGGCCGTCCGCTGATGCGCTCACCCTGCTGCCGTCCGACTTCACCGAGGTCACCGGGGTGATCCCCGGCTCGGCGGCGGCCCGTGACGGTTCGGTGCGCGCGGTGCACGTCGACGGCGGCTGCTCGACGCCGTGGGGCGACGACAACACCAGGTGGGACTTCGGTACGGCGTGCCGCTCCCACGACCTGGGTTACGACCTGCTGCGGTACGCGGAGAAGAAGGGCCAGCCACTCGGCCCGCAGGTGCGCAAGGCGCTGGACGACCGGTTGTCCGCCGACATGCACGCCACCTGCCGCTACAACCCGCAGGATTCGCGGCAGTTGTGTGAGGCGGTGGCCTCGGTGTACTCGGCGGGACTGGTGGTCAACTCGTGGCACCAGCGGTGGGGCCCTCCCGTCGGTGAGCCGATCGTGCCGCTGCTGGCCGGGGTGGCCGCGATCGGGCTGCTGTTGGCGTTTCGGCTGCGGGGATGGCTACTGGCCAGGCGGCACCGACCGAAGCCTCGGGCGGTGGCCGGCGCGCCGAGGACGCCCGTGCCTGGCAGGCGCTGGACGTTGCTGGGTGTCGGCAGCATCGGTGTGCTGATGCTCGGCGAGTCGGCTGTGGCACTGGCCAGTTGGGTGGGTGTCGGGCAGGGCTGGTTGTGGCCGCTGACCTGGGTGGCGCAGCTTTCCTTGCTGTTCTTCTTCGCCGGTGGCCACGCGAACGCGCGGTGCTGGCTGGCCGTCGTGGAATCCGGCGGCGGTTACCGCGAGTACCTCGCGCACCGGGCGAGTTGGCTGCTGCGTCTGACGCTGGTGTTCGCCGTGGTGGCGTTCCTGGTGCCGATCGCGCTGGAACTGCTGCGCATCCCGGAAGGCACGACCGCGGTTGTGATGCGGATCGCCCTGCACCCGCTGTGGCTGCTGGGGCTGTACGTGCTCACCGTGGTAGCCACCCCGGCGATGTTCGCGCTGTATCGCAGGGCGCCGCTGGTGGTACCGCTGGCGCTGGCGGCGGTGCTCGTGCTGGCGGAGTGGTTGGCCGCCGGGCTGGGGTTGATCCCGCTGCGTGACCTCGCCGCACTGGTGTTGGCGCTGCTGGGCCAGCAACTGGCCTTCGCTCATCACGAAGGGCACAGCCCACGTCGGTGGGTGATGGGTGTCGTGGCGGTGGCGGGCTCGGGCGCGCTCGCGGCCGGGGCCGTGAGCGGAGTGGTTCCGCTCACCATGTTGGGTACCCCTGCCGCCGCGCCGTCGCTGTCGGGACCCGCTCTGCCCGTGTTGCTGCTCGGGGCGGTGCAGCTCAGCGTGCTCGGGCTGGTGAGAAGGCCGCTGTCCGGACTTGCGGCACGACCGTGGACGCTGCGGCTGGCCGGGTTCGCGGCGAGAGCGCCGATGAGCCTGTATCTGCTGTTCTTGTCGGGGATGTTGTTGCTGGTCGCCGCGGTGTATCTGCCAGGGAGGTTCGGTACGGACCTGGCGTGGGTGCTGCGGCCGAGGCCGTTGCTTGCGCTCGCGCTGCTGACCGGTCCCGCGGCGATGGTGTTCCTCTGGTTCGAACGGCACCTCGGGCACCGCCCGCCCCCGCTGCCCACGTGGCGGCCCGTGCCTGCGGGCCTGGACCGGTTCCTGGCACGCGCGGCGACGGCCGCGGGCATCGGTTACTCGACCGCCGGGATCTTCGGGTTCGCGTTGACCAGTTTCGGCGACACCGAGATAACCGTGGTTCCCGGCCTGCTGCTGGACCCCGTGCAGAGCCTGGTACACCTGCTGTTGGGCATGTCGCTGCTGCACAGCGTGCGGACGGGAGTGAGTTCGGCCCCAAGCACCTGGCTGCTGACGGCGCTGGCGTGCGTACCGCCACTGCTGTTCGCCTCGACCGCGCCTGACGCGGACGCGATCGGTGTCGCCGTGCCCGTCGCCACCGGTGCACTCGCGGTGGCGGCGGCGGTACTTACCGGTGTCTTTTCACCGAGCCGGGCCGCGCGGCCGTGA
- a CDS encoding replication-relaxation family protein — translation MLAEHKVLTTNQIAAIEFLSVRRAQDRLRHLRELGVVFAFRESYLRGGTSQTRYALGYLGARLIAAQRAEKPPAPKAYTESLERLALWPKLEHQLGVNDFFCALAAHRNPARLRETGREGEVSGLTQWWSEKRCTEFFWKYLGGGRETRLRPDGYGCWEESGRVVRFFLEHDTGTESLAKVTAKLDDYGAFPTDAFGVLLFSVHSARREIALRAALRRVLAGSDLGFVIATAARDRNAFGHADGPAGPVWGLWTPQGGDNVPRRYRLAELPQRGPSVEHSVSNTDQPLNEAAFDRMDPEMLRWINTAQPEPADPAGYAVDDDDLDDVALYDDADDDDVYRAPARPDALRPRRTRWAA, via the coding sequence TTGCTGGCCGAGCACAAGGTGCTGACCACGAACCAGATCGCCGCGATCGAGTTCCTGTCGGTGCGGCGCGCGCAGGATCGGCTGCGGCACCTGCGGGAGCTGGGCGTGGTGTTCGCGTTCCGCGAGTCCTATCTGCGTGGCGGGACGAGCCAGACGCGCTACGCGCTGGGCTACCTCGGCGCTCGGCTGATCGCGGCGCAGCGTGCGGAGAAACCGCCCGCGCCGAAGGCGTACACCGAGAGCCTGGAACGGCTGGCGCTGTGGCCGAAGCTGGAGCACCAGCTCGGCGTGAACGACTTCTTCTGTGCCCTGGCCGCCCACCGCAACCCCGCCCGGCTGCGCGAGACGGGCCGCGAGGGTGAGGTGAGCGGCCTGACGCAGTGGTGGTCGGAGAAGCGCTGCACCGAGTTCTTCTGGAAGTACCTGGGCGGTGGCCGGGAGACCCGGCTGCGCCCGGACGGGTATGGCTGCTGGGAAGAGTCGGGACGTGTGGTGCGGTTCTTCCTCGAACACGACACCGGCACCGAGTCCCTGGCGAAGGTCACGGCCAAGCTCGACGACTACGGCGCCTTCCCGACCGACGCCTTCGGCGTTCTGCTGTTCTCGGTGCACTCAGCCCGGCGGGAGATCGCCCTGCGGGCGGCGCTGCGCCGCGTCCTCGCTGGCTCCGACCTTGGTTTCGTGATCGCCACCGCGGCCCGCGACCGCAACGCCTTCGGCCACGCCGATGGCCCGGCAGGGCCGGTCTGGGGCCTGTGGACGCCGCAGGGTGGCGACAATGTGCCGCGCCGGTACAGATTGGCGGAGTTGCCCCAACGTGGCCCGTCCGTCGAACACAGCGTCTCGAACACCGATCAGCCGCTCAACGAGGCCGCGTTCGACCGCATGGACCCGGAGATGTTGCGCTGGATCAACACGGCCCAGCCCGAACCGGCCGACCCGGCGGGCTATGCAGTCGACGATGACGACCTCGATGACGTGGCGCTCTACGACGACGCGGACGATGACGACGTGTACCGAGCCCCGGCGCGGCCGGACGCGCTGCGGCCCCGGCGGACACGCTGGGCCGCCTGA
- a CDS encoding recombinase family protein produces MTTLGDDVRVGIYVRRSTDDEHQPYSIEAQDTRLDAYIGSQPGWRLVARFPDDASGATTERDGLQRALAAARAGLIDVLLVYRVDRFSRNLRDMVMLLDELDSAGVVFRSATEPFDTSTPMGRMLVQMLGMFAQFERDTIIDRVIAGMERKHAKGKWKGGKRPFGYQVDKATHTLVIDEHEAVIVRLIFDLYTKDRLGSRAIAKVLNDRGHRTSSGGKWSGYQVIRALNNRVYLGELTFRETTVTNTHAPIIDLTAWEQAQAILDARGESHAHRAASGSDYVLTGRLRCPKCGKAMIGTRATGRNRTYRYYTCWNLARYDASKCDFKRLNADAVDAAVLDALAGFYRTRHDLIADAIAHEQEQHQAAHADRHAELAAVDNELTKTGQAIDRYLTAFERGTMDEELVADRLTELRAKTKQLRVRQDELTLSLDDEPVVPEPATLAAVADHIAEIITSGTHNQIKALVEALVAKVTVTGPDRLIPVFRIPQPRNNDGAAPALPADTTPNGVVRTMTKSVGPVGLEPTLART; encoded by the coding sequence ATGACCACACTCGGCGACGATGTACGGGTGGGGATCTACGTGCGGCGCTCCACCGACGACGAGCACCAGCCCTACTCGATCGAAGCCCAGGACACCCGCCTGGACGCCTACATCGGCTCGCAGCCCGGCTGGCGGCTCGTGGCGCGGTTTCCCGACGACGCCTCCGGCGCCACCACCGAACGCGACGGGCTGCAACGCGCGCTCGCCGCCGCCCGCGCCGGGTTGATCGACGTGCTGCTCGTCTACCGCGTCGACCGGTTCTCCCGCAACCTGCGGGACATGGTCATGCTGCTCGACGAACTCGACTCCGCCGGAGTGGTATTCCGGTCGGCGACCGAGCCCTTCGACACCTCCACCCCGATGGGCCGCATGCTCGTGCAGATGCTCGGCATGTTCGCCCAGTTCGAGCGCGACACCATCATCGACCGCGTCATCGCCGGCATGGAACGCAAGCACGCCAAGGGAAAGTGGAAGGGCGGCAAACGCCCCTTCGGCTACCAGGTCGACAAGGCCACGCACACCCTCGTCATCGACGAGCACGAAGCGGTGATCGTCAGGTTGATCTTCGACCTGTACACCAAAGACCGGCTCGGGTCCCGCGCCATCGCCAAAGTGCTCAACGACCGGGGCCACCGCACCAGCTCCGGCGGCAAGTGGTCCGGCTACCAAGTCATCCGCGCCCTAAACAACCGCGTCTACCTCGGCGAACTGACGTTCCGGGAGACCACCGTGACCAACACCCACGCACCCATCATCGACCTCACCGCCTGGGAGCAAGCCCAAGCCATCCTCGACGCCCGCGGCGAATCCCACGCCCACCGCGCCGCCTCCGGCTCCGACTACGTCCTCACCGGACGCCTGCGCTGCCCCAAGTGCGGCAAGGCCATGATCGGCACCCGCGCCACCGGACGAAACCGCACCTACCGCTATTACACCTGCTGGAACCTCGCCCGTTACGACGCCAGCAAGTGTGACTTCAAGCGCCTGAACGCCGACGCCGTCGATGCGGCCGTCCTGGACGCCCTGGCCGGCTTCTACCGCACCCGGCACGACCTCATCGCCGACGCCATCGCCCACGAACAGGAGCAGCACCAGGCGGCACACGCAGACCGGCACGCCGAACTCGCCGCCGTCGACAACGAACTGACCAAGACCGGCCAAGCCATCGACCGCTACCTGACCGCGTTCGAGCGCGGCACGATGGACGAAGAACTCGTTGCCGACCGCCTCACCGAACTGCGCGCCAAGACCAAGCAGCTCCGCGTCCGCCAAGACGAACTCACCCTCTCGCTCGACGACGAACCGGTGGTGCCGGAGCCCGCTACCCTGGCAGCGGTAGCCGATCACATCGCCGAGATCATCACCAGCGGCACCCACAACCAGATCAAGGCACTCGTCGAAGCCCTGGTCGCCAAGGTGACCGTCACCGGCCCCGACCGGCTCATCCCGGTCTTCCGCATCCCTCAGCCCCGCAACAACGACGGGGCCGCACCCGCCCTACCAGCGGATACGACCCCGAACGGAGTGGTTCGCACAATGACTAAATCGGTGGGCCCGGTGGGACTCGAACCCACACTGGCACGGACCTAA
- a CDS encoding GGDEF domain-containing protein — MTARQAPANAVPARALRPGQWALWQRPKRFVAYLIVLELAAIPGFVAAFALAAAPTAEDWLGFAILLAGATVHIQLTQRQEERRRNRTRTVLIDLIAVWVFPAVLVLPATLAVLLVALIRVQRWFTARRPVHNFVFSSISHALAAALAGLTYVSLGPADWHTVTALGSLREFGLILVAAAVYEGVQVLYVGGVLALSVRRPSVRGVLGSKADNTLEAITTGLGVVTAAVLVTLPPAVAIMAVVTVVFNRLAELEQLQDDVVTDPKTGLLNMRGWSEAAQRALNRVWRAGGDLAVLMIDLDHFKWINDTYGHPAGDDAITAVADALRRATRPSDIVGRFGGEEFLVLLPDVDSAAAEAAAERIRGTISDLRIATTDKRGRQALIIGRTASLGVAVFPEHARTLDGLLQLADAAVYEAKESGRDQVRMAGHRSG; from the coding sequence GTGACCGCCAGGCAGGCTCCGGCGAACGCGGTGCCTGCTCGCGCGCTACGGCCGGGGCAGTGGGCGCTGTGGCAACGGCCGAAGCGCTTCGTCGCCTACCTGATAGTGCTGGAGCTGGCCGCGATCCCCGGCTTCGTCGCCGCGTTCGCGCTGGCCGCGGCGCCAACGGCTGAGGACTGGCTCGGGTTCGCGATCCTGCTCGCGGGTGCCACCGTCCATATCCAGCTCACGCAGCGGCAGGAGGAACGTAGGCGCAACCGTACGAGAACGGTCCTCATCGACCTGATCGCGGTCTGGGTTTTCCCCGCCGTCCTGGTACTTCCAGCGACGCTCGCGGTCCTGCTCGTCGCTCTCATCCGCGTGCAACGCTGGTTCACCGCGCGGCGGCCGGTGCACAACTTCGTGTTCTCCTCGATCTCGCATGCTCTTGCCGCCGCGCTCGCCGGCCTGACCTACGTCTCGTTGGGGCCCGCTGACTGGCACACCGTGACGGCACTGGGCTCGTTGCGCGAGTTCGGGCTGATTCTCGTCGCGGCGGCCGTCTACGAAGGTGTGCAGGTGCTCTACGTCGGCGGTGTGCTGGCGCTGAGCGTGCGACGGCCCAGCGTGCGAGGTGTGCTGGGCAGCAAGGCCGACAACACGCTGGAGGCCATCACGACCGGGTTAGGGGTGGTGACGGCGGCCGTGCTCGTCACCTTGCCGCCCGCCGTGGCGATCATGGCCGTGGTGACGGTCGTCTTCAACCGTCTGGCCGAGCTCGAGCAGTTGCAGGACGACGTGGTGACCGACCCCAAGACCGGCCTGCTGAACATGCGAGGCTGGTCGGAGGCCGCACAGCGCGCGCTGAACCGGGTGTGGCGTGCGGGCGGCGACCTCGCGGTGTTGATGATCGACCTGGACCACTTCAAGTGGATCAACGACACCTATGGGCATCCTGCGGGCGACGACGCCATCACAGCGGTGGCCGACGCGTTGCGGCGTGCCACGAGGCCGTCCGACATCGTCGGCCGGTTCGGTGGGGAGGAGTTCCTCGTACTGCTACCAGATGTGGACAGCGCGGCCGCGGAGGCGGCAGCGGAGCGAATCCGTGGAACGATCTCTGACCTGCGCATCGCCACGACCGACAAGCGGGGCAGGCAGGCGCTGATCATCGGCCGCACCGCCTCGCTGGGAGTCGCGGTGTTCCCCGAACATGCCCGCACCCTGGACGGGCTGCTGCAGTTGGCCGACGCCGCCGTTTACGAGGCGAAGGAGAGTGGCCGCGACCAGGTGCGCATGGCTGGGCACCGCTCAGGGTGA
- a CDS encoding DUF3618 domain-containing protein, protein MARDPETIERDIEKAREALAATLDRIGEKANPKQFADSAKTSLAARLSEPRVKYPLIAAGALIGALLLRKLLR, encoded by the coding sequence GTGGCGCGCGACCCTGAGACGATCGAACGCGACATCGAGAAGGCCAGGGAGGCTCTCGCGGCCACCTTGGACCGGATCGGGGAAAAGGCGAATCCCAAGCAGTTCGCCGACTCCGCGAAGACGAGCCTCGCGGCGAGGCTGAGCGAGCCGAGGGTGAAGTACCCACTGATCGCGGCCGGTGCGCTGATCGGCGCGCTACTGCTGCGCAAGCTACTGCGCTGA